A single window of Agromyces aureus DNA harbors:
- a CDS encoding DUF2326 domain-containing protein has protein sequence MKLSKLYSNQPDLFRPIEFNPGLNVVLAEIRLPENLNRDTHNLGKTTVGTLIDYCLLSGRDNTMFLYKHAQRFRSFVFYLEVALRDGSYLTIRRGVENATKICFKRHLGSGQDYSSLKPELWDHVDIAFDRARDILDGLLNLTGFSPWAYRKGLGYFLRSQDDYGDVFQLNRFAAAHADWKPFIVHMLGFDGRLVDSFYKEESKVEVLVTQQQVIHRELGGSAEDLSKVEGMLLLKEKQAADRQQLLDGFDFRKNDRDATKRLVDEVDEQIAALNGERYSLTHNRKRVVSSLDEGRMMFDPDDAAALFAEAGIYFAGQLKRDYEQLIEFNKAITDERRQYLLEEKETIDARLREVSTELNKLGKQRSASLAYLTESDVVDKYKHASQELVQIQADVLALKRQKEHLRSLQRLRDEIRTASEIVERLEIALEREFEQKNDAHSEGVYTDMRVEFDAIVKAVLDQNAILTVQLNKAHHPTFDAQILDQSGRETSAQRGHTYKKLLCIAFDLALLRTHVDAGFPSFAFHDGVFESLDRRKKTNLMGVLRENVSAGLQQIITLIDTDLPPSDDGAPVFDEGEIIIRLHDEGEDGRLFRMASW, from the coding sequence ATGAAGCTCTCGAAGCTGTACTCGAACCAACCCGACCTCTTCCGACCGATCGAGTTCAACCCGGGCCTCAACGTCGTGCTCGCGGAGATCCGGCTGCCCGAAAACCTCAATCGAGACACTCACAACTTGGGCAAGACGACCGTCGGCACCTTGATCGATTACTGCCTACTGTCCGGACGAGATAACACCATGTTTCTCTACAAGCACGCACAGCGATTCAGATCGTTCGTCTTCTATCTGGAAGTTGCCTTGCGCGATGGAAGCTACCTAACCATCCGTCGCGGAGTCGAGAACGCAACGAAGATCTGCTTCAAGCGACACCTCGGTTCAGGACAGGACTACTCGAGCCTCAAGCCTGAGTTGTGGGATCACGTCGACATCGCGTTCGATCGGGCGCGCGACATCCTCGACGGTCTTCTGAACCTTACCGGCTTCTCTCCGTGGGCATATCGGAAGGGATTGGGCTATTTCCTGCGTTCGCAGGACGACTACGGGGACGTCTTCCAGCTCAATCGTTTCGCCGCCGCTCACGCGGACTGGAAGCCGTTCATCGTTCACATGCTCGGGTTCGACGGGCGTCTCGTCGACAGCTTCTACAAAGAAGAATCCAAGGTCGAGGTTCTAGTCACGCAGCAACAGGTCATTCATCGCGAACTTGGAGGTTCAGCCGAAGATCTCAGCAAAGTCGAGGGAATGCTCCTGCTAAAGGAGAAGCAGGCCGCTGACCGTCAGCAGCTCTTGGATGGGTTTGACTTCCGCAAGAACGACCGCGACGCCACAAAGAGACTGGTCGATGAGGTCGACGAGCAGATCGCCGCGCTTAATGGCGAACGTTACTCTCTTACCCACAATCGCAAACGCGTCGTGTCATCTCTCGATGAAGGCCGCATGATGTTCGACCCCGATGACGCGGCGGCGCTTTTCGCCGAGGCGGGTATCTACTTCGCTGGCCAGCTTAAGCGTGATTACGAACAGCTCATCGAGTTCAATAAGGCCATCACCGACGAGCGGCGCCAGTACCTACTCGAAGAGAAAGAGACGATTGACGCGCGGCTTCGTGAAGTTTCCACCGAGCTGAACAAGCTGGGAAAGCAGCGCAGCGCGAGTCTGGCGTACCTCACGGAGAGCGACGTCGTCGACAAGTACAAGCACGCATCGCAAGAGCTTGTGCAAATCCAGGCCGATGTGCTCGCATTGAAGCGCCAGAAGGAGCATCTGAGGTCTTTGCAGCGACTGCGTGATGAGATCCGCACCGCGTCAGAGATAGTCGAGCGTCTCGAGATAGCGCTCGAGCGAGAGTTCGAGCAGAAGAACGATGCGCATAGCGAAGGCGTCTATACCGACATGCGCGTTGAGTTTGATGCCATTGTCAAGGCGGTTCTTGACCAGAACGCGATCCTCACGGTGCAGCTAAATAAGGCGCACCATCCGACCTTCGACGCGCAGATTCTCGACCAATCCGGACGCGAGACTAGCGCCCAACGGGGCCACACGTACAAAAAACTCCTGTGCATTGCCTTCGACCTTGCTCTACTTCGAACGCACGTCGACGCTGGATTCCCATCGTTTGCGTTCCACGACGGCGTGTTCGAGTCGCTTGACAGGCGGAAGAAGACGAATCTCATGGGGGTGCTTCGTGAAAACGTTTCCGCCGGGCTCCAACAGATCATCACCTTGATCGATACCGACCTCCCGCCAAGCGACGACGGCGCACCCGTGTTCGACGAGGGTGAAATCATCATTCGCTTGCATGACGAAGGCGAAGACGGCCGCCTCTTCCGTATGGCCTCCTGGTAG
- a CDS encoding ABC-three component system middle component 8, whose amino-acid sequence MRYFASDNTSDSRAPSCSTCTGTAILGRRRNRMLRPTKHSHPDQTVVGLATILLGSLKKSRLIKYDALLAVARKHVSGGDVLFLPALNFLFSLGLVTYRSKTDAFEYSGAQ is encoded by the coding sequence ATGCGGTACTTCGCCAGCGACAACACAAGCGACTCACGCGCGCCCTCGTGTTCTACATGTACTGGAACTGCGATATTGGGGAGACGGAGGAACCGAATGCTAAGACCCACTAAGCACTCTCACCCCGACCAAACTGTGGTGGGCCTCGCGACGATCCTTCTGGGGTCACTAAAGAAGTCACGTCTCATCAAGTACGACGCGCTCCTCGCCGTCGCTCGCAAGCATGTCTCTGGCGGGGACGTTCTCTTCCTGCCAGCACTGAACTTTCTATTCAGCCTTGGCCTCGTGACGTATCGCTCAAAGACGGATGCGTTCGAGTACTCGGGAGCGCAATGA
- a CDS encoding ABC-three component system protein has protein sequence MKYAYEDQSPAQFETLVVLLCQELLGASVQGFAAGPDGGRDARFEGTAQLHPSTASPWKGRVVIQAKHTNGLNRSFSETDFYSPDRKSTVLGDELPRIHALRSSGELDHYMLFSNRRLTGDTESAVRHAISSSCTLPTASIYLCGVEQLELWLKRFKHVPDMAELDPLDSPLIVSPEDLAEVVEAFARQSGAIDDVLDDPPVARVDLATKNRLNGMTDAYAQLQRRKYLKDTEQIRRFLAAPENAHILPLYEGAADEFQAKIVANRADYQSFDKVMEYLIDLLFARDAVLRQRQHKRLTRALVFYMYWNCDIGETEEPNAKTH, from the coding sequence ATGAAGTACGCGTACGAGGATCAGTCTCCCGCGCAGTTTGAGACGTTAGTCGTTTTGCTCTGCCAGGAACTGTTAGGCGCCTCCGTGCAGGGCTTTGCCGCGGGCCCTGACGGTGGTCGAGACGCCCGGTTCGAAGGAACGGCTCAACTCCATCCCAGCACCGCTTCGCCCTGGAAGGGGCGGGTCGTCATCCAGGCAAAGCACACCAACGGGTTGAATCGATCATTCAGCGAGACGGACTTCTACTCTCCAGATCGGAAATCGACTGTGCTCGGGGACGAGCTACCTCGAATTCATGCGCTACGGTCTTCCGGCGAACTCGACCACTACATGCTCTTTTCAAACCGGCGACTCACAGGGGATACAGAGTCAGCAGTTCGTCACGCGATCTCGAGTTCGTGCACCCTCCCGACCGCCTCGATCTACCTATGCGGCGTCGAGCAGCTTGAATTGTGGCTGAAGCGCTTCAAGCATGTCCCAGACATGGCAGAGCTTGATCCACTCGACTCTCCGCTTATCGTCAGCCCCGAGGATCTGGCAGAAGTGGTCGAGGCATTCGCGCGCCAGTCCGGCGCGATCGACGACGTCTTGGATGATCCGCCGGTGGCGCGCGTGGACCTCGCAACAAAGAACCGCCTCAATGGCATGACGGACGCGTACGCGCAATTGCAGCGGCGCAAGTATCTCAAGGATACGGAGCAGATCAGGCGCTTCCTTGCTGCTCCCGAGAACGCCCACATCCTGCCGCTCTACGAGGGAGCGGCAGACGAGTTCCAAGCGAAGATCGTTGCGAACCGCGCCGACTACCAGTCCTTCGACAAGGTCATGGAGTACCTCATCGACCTGCTTTTCGCGCGCGATGCGGTACTTCGCCAGCGACAACACAAGCGACTCACGCGCGCCCTCGTGTTCTACATGTACTGGAACTGCGATATTGGGGAGACGGAGGAACCGAATGCTAAGACCCACTAA
- a CDS encoding serine hydrolase domain-containing protein, giving the protein MGASSPTGSSGPTDASSPSASDALFAELDAKIQSAMEEYAVPGVAVAVLHDGHEHVRGFGITSVDAPVPVDERSLFRIGSTTKTFTGTAMMRLVDAGKVDLDQTVRTYVPEFAVADQDVAANVTVRHLLNHTAGWFGDDLQDFGRGDDAIERYVASMAGLPQLTPLGSTFFYNNAAVVLAGRVVEKVHGTTFEQAMQELVLDPLGLDQTRFFTDDLVGHTFTGAHNVVDGKAVLEPSYWYVPRSLNPTGALISSARDQLSYLRFHLGDGTGPDGRRILSPGSLEAMHSNPGPGGTIFIEIDGYAVSLRVRPTAEGVSVVQHGGDWPGQHSGFLFVPERNFGIAMLTNSEDGPKLLSTFFQDDWALSRFAGVHNLPADPRTSTAAQLAPYEGRYDLSEIGPDGTKASVTLEFAGENGRLRIRPLNPDGTVSDAAPPEFVDFYGDDQVVGASPLSPRSDFVRGPSGEVVWYRTSGRLLPKVG; this is encoded by the coding sequence GTGGGTGCTTCGAGCCCGACCGGGAGCAGCGGCCCGACGGATGCATCGTCGCCCAGCGCGTCCGACGCCCTCTTCGCCGAGCTCGACGCGAAGATCCAGTCCGCGATGGAGGAGTACGCGGTGCCCGGCGTCGCGGTGGCGGTACTGCACGACGGGCACGAGCACGTGCGCGGTTTCGGGATCACCAGCGTCGACGCGCCGGTGCCGGTGGACGAGCGTTCGTTGTTCCGCATCGGATCGACGACCAAAACATTCACCGGCACCGCGATGATGCGCCTGGTCGATGCGGGCAAGGTGGACCTCGACCAGACCGTGCGCACCTATGTGCCGGAGTTCGCCGTCGCCGACCAGGATGTGGCGGCCAACGTGACCGTGCGGCACCTGCTGAACCACACCGCCGGCTGGTTCGGTGACGATCTGCAGGACTTCGGGCGGGGCGACGATGCGATCGAGCGCTACGTGGCGAGCATGGCGGGCCTGCCCCAGTTGACTCCGCTCGGGTCCACGTTCTTCTACAACAACGCCGCAGTCGTGCTCGCGGGCCGCGTGGTGGAGAAGGTGCACGGAACGACGTTCGAGCAGGCCATGCAGGAGCTCGTGCTCGACCCGCTGGGGCTCGACCAGACCCGGTTCTTCACCGACGACCTCGTCGGACACACCTTCACCGGCGCCCACAACGTGGTCGACGGCAAGGCGGTGCTGGAACCGTCCTACTGGTACGTCCCGAGGTCGCTCAACCCGACCGGCGCCCTCATCTCGAGCGCTCGCGATCAACTGAGCTACCTGCGCTTCCACCTGGGCGACGGCACCGGACCCGACGGCCGTCGCATCCTCAGCCCTGGTTCGCTCGAGGCGATGCACTCGAACCCGGGCCCCGGGGGAACGATCTTCATCGAGATCGACGGGTACGCCGTCAGCCTCCGGGTGCGGCCGACCGCAGAAGGAGTCAGCGTCGTGCAGCACGGCGGCGATTGGCCCGGGCAGCACAGCGGGTTCCTCTTCGTTCCCGAACGGAATTTCGGCATCGCCATGCTCACGAACTCCGAGGATGGCCCGAAGCTCCTGAGTACCTTCTTCCAAGACGACTGGGCGTTGTCGCGGTTTGCCGGCGTCCACAACCTGCCGGCCGATCCCCGAACCAGCACCGCTGCGCAGCTGGCCCCGTACGAAGGTCGGTACGACCTCTCCGAGATCGGGCCCGACGGCACCAAGGCAAGCGTGACGCTCGAATTCGCCGGCGAGAACGGCCGACTGCGCATCCGCCCACTGAATCCGGATGGCACGGTGTCCGATGCAGCGCCGCCCGAGTTCGTGGACTTCTACGGCGATGACCAAGTGGTTGGTGCGAGCCCCCTCTCTCCGCGCTCCGACTTTGTGCGCGGCCCGAGCGGAGAGGTCGTCTGGTACCGCACGAGCGGCCGGTTGCTCCCGAAGGTCGGCTAG
- a CDS encoding FAD-dependent oxidoreductase: MTDHDVIVVGGGAMGSAAAWQLASRGRDVLLLERFAVGHANGASHGASRNFNVSYADAAHVALLVEAGRQWRELEAETGTNLLAQVGIVNHGDHPDLDAVHAALGSVGIPSEFLPADEAGARWPGLRFTTRVLHTPTAGRLNADASVRALQQAAAARGAEVRHETPVRGIRVLDDDRVEVTLGDDAGETATLTGRRVIVAAGAWTSKLVGGLLPLPELVVTQEQPGHFAVIDTSFEWPGFNHRPGPGDDWWYSGVYGMLTPGEGVKAGWHGTGPVVDPDRRDFTAEPVQFEALRRYVREWIPGADADAARAISCTYTTSPDSVFVLDAVGPLVVAAGFSGHGFKFTPAIGRVLADLTEGRSSPEPFRLTRFA; this comes from the coding sequence ATGACCGATCACGACGTCATCGTCGTCGGCGGCGGGGCCATGGGCTCGGCCGCCGCCTGGCAGCTCGCCTCCCGCGGTCGCGACGTGCTGCTGCTCGAGCGCTTCGCCGTCGGGCACGCGAACGGCGCCTCGCACGGTGCGAGCCGCAACTTCAACGTCTCGTACGCGGATGCCGCGCACGTCGCCCTGCTCGTCGAAGCCGGCCGGCAGTGGCGGGAGCTCGAGGCCGAGACCGGCACGAACCTGCTCGCCCAGGTCGGCATCGTGAACCACGGCGACCACCCCGACCTCGACGCCGTGCACGCGGCCCTCGGATCCGTCGGCATCCCAAGCGAGTTCCTGCCCGCCGACGAGGCGGGTGCGCGCTGGCCCGGCCTGCGCTTCACGACGCGAGTGCTGCACACCCCGACCGCCGGGCGGCTGAACGCCGATGCATCCGTGCGCGCGCTGCAGCAGGCGGCCGCCGCCCGAGGCGCCGAGGTGCGCCACGAGACGCCAGTGCGCGGCATCCGCGTGCTCGACGACGACCGCGTCGAGGTGACGCTCGGGGACGACGCTGGCGAGACCGCCACGCTCACCGGCCGTCGCGTGATCGTCGCCGCCGGCGCCTGGACGTCGAAGCTCGTCGGCGGCCTGCTGCCGCTGCCAGAGCTCGTCGTCACTCAGGAGCAGCCCGGACACTTCGCCGTGATCGACACCTCGTTCGAATGGCCGGGCTTCAACCACCGACCCGGCCCCGGCGACGACTGGTGGTACTCGGGCGTCTACGGCATGCTCACGCCCGGCGAGGGCGTCAAGGCGGGCTGGCACGGCACCGGGCCCGTCGTCGACCCCGACCGCCGCGACTTCACGGCCGAGCCCGTGCAGTTCGAGGCGCTGCGCCGCTACGTGCGCGAGTGGATCCCCGGAGCCGACGCCGACGCCGCCCGCGCCATCAGCTGCACCTACACGACGAGCCCCGACTCGGTCTTCGTGCTCGATGCCGTCGGTCCGCTCGTCGTGGCCGCCGGCTTCTCGGGGCACGGCTTCAAGTTCACGCCGGCGATCGGCCGCGTGCTCGCGGACCTCACGGAGGGGCGTTCGTCGCCCGAGCCGTTCCGCCTCACGCGCTTCGCCTGA
- a CDS encoding GNAT family N-acetyltransferase, producing MAGATAFTIRAARPEEYPAVAALTDRAFAAGPYGHLPVSAERRALVNAVAERAADGAVLVAVEYEPDADPAGDSGRLLGTVSLVRADSAQARLATGDEAELRLLGVAPEARGRGIGEALALAAQEEALTWGAPAVVLDTGTLNRTSQRLYERLGYERFTSAGAVQVPETDAAASEDRIDHVDYRLPLRDRDDLVIRLVRDDEIEAVGALSLRAYDYAYDLTDGYRASIVDVAPRAREHQVWVAADRATGELLGSVATPRRGSTISPLAQPGELDFRLLAVDPPARGRGIGEALTRLAIELARLRGLDRVVMNSGEQMTGAHRLYGRLGFSRLSEREHDIVEGDRRIRLYAFTIDVPHAIRSIAA from the coding sequence ATGGCCGGGGCGACCGCGTTCACGATCCGCGCCGCGCGACCCGAGGAGTACCCGGCCGTCGCCGCGCTCACCGATCGCGCCTTCGCAGCCGGACCGTACGGGCACCTGCCCGTCTCGGCCGAGCGGCGCGCACTCGTGAACGCGGTCGCCGAACGCGCGGCCGACGGCGCCGTGCTCGTCGCCGTCGAGTACGAGCCAGACGCCGACCCCGCGGGCGACTCCGGCCGCCTCCTCGGCACCGTGAGCCTGGTGCGGGCCGACTCCGCGCAGGCGCGCCTCGCGACCGGCGACGAGGCCGAGCTCCGCCTGCTGGGGGTCGCCCCCGAGGCCCGCGGACGCGGCATCGGCGAGGCCCTCGCCCTCGCCGCGCAGGAGGAGGCGCTCACCTGGGGCGCGCCCGCCGTCGTGCTCGACACCGGCACGCTGAACCGCACCTCGCAGCGGCTCTACGAGCGGCTCGGCTACGAGCGCTTCACGTCGGCCGGCGCGGTGCAGGTGCCTGAGACGGATGCCGCGGCATCCGAAGACCGCATCGACCACGTCGACTACCGCCTGCCGCTGCGCGACCGCGACGACCTCGTGATCAGGCTCGTGCGCGACGACGAGATCGAGGCCGTCGGCGCCCTATCGCTGCGCGCCTACGATTACGCGTACGACCTGACCGACGGCTACCGCGCCTCGATCGTCGACGTCGCCCCGCGCGCCCGCGAGCACCAGGTGTGGGTCGCGGCCGACCGCGCGACCGGCGAGCTGCTCGGCAGCGTCGCGACGCCCCGTCGCGGCAGCACGATCTCGCCGCTCGCCCAGCCCGGCGAACTCGACTTCCGCCTGCTCGCCGTCGACCCGCCCGCCCGCGGACGCGGCATCGGCGAGGCCCTCACGCGCCTCGCCATCGAGCTCGCCCGCCTGCGTGGACTCGACCGCGTCGTCATGAACAGCGGCGAGCAGATGACCGGCGCGCACCGCCTCTACGGGCGTCTCGGCTTCAGTCGCCTGAGCGAGCGCGAGCACGACATCGTCGAGGGCGACCGCCGCATCCGGCTGTACGCGTTCACGATCGACGTGCCGCACGCGATCAGGAGCATCGCCGCATGA
- a CDS encoding LLM class flavin-dependent oxidoreductase, translating to MRFQLLDIVPHVENPVTGRLVSAAERLDQTVESARRAERLGFDAFSVGERHAGHFLSSSPTVLLGAIAATTSRIRLHTGVTVLSVLDPVRVAEDYATIDQLSRGRLELTIGKGNEAAQFPLFGLEIDDQWELLADKYALLRRLWRETDVEWAATPYTRAQHATTTLPRPFAGAPRVWHGSATTLASAALAAKWGDPLFSANAIQPLQNYAVLVRHYRDEYARHGHDPRHAYVGAGSGSLYLADTTQQAKELYGPVYDALVAATNVPGNNTPFRDIDHAIAEGPALVGSPQQVIDKIGRFHETFGHDLQSVSLPTTLPIEQQHEQLDRLASEVFPALRRELPTTLWGEGDPYAARPAFAGGSEADAAAIVEASRTVREPVAA from the coding sequence ATGCGGTTCCAGCTGCTCGACATCGTCCCCCACGTCGAGAACCCCGTCACCGGGCGGCTCGTGAGCGCCGCGGAGCGACTCGACCAGACCGTCGAGTCGGCCAGGCGCGCCGAGCGCCTCGGCTTCGACGCGTTCTCGGTGGGCGAGCGTCACGCCGGGCACTTCCTGTCGTCCTCGCCGACGGTGCTGCTCGGCGCGATCGCCGCGACCACCTCGCGCATCCGCCTGCACACGGGGGTCACGGTGCTCTCGGTGCTCGACCCGGTGCGCGTCGCCGAGGACTACGCGACGATCGACCAGCTCTCGCGCGGCCGGCTCGAGCTGACCATCGGCAAGGGCAACGAGGCCGCGCAGTTCCCGCTGTTCGGGCTCGAGATCGACGACCAGTGGGAACTCCTCGCCGACAAGTACGCGCTGCTCCGCCGCCTCTGGCGCGAGACCGACGTCGAGTGGGCGGCGACGCCCTACACGCGGGCGCAGCACGCGACGACGACGCTCCCCCGGCCCTTCGCCGGCGCACCCCGCGTGTGGCACGGCTCGGCGACGACGCTCGCCTCCGCGGCCCTCGCGGCGAAGTGGGGCGACCCCCTCTTCAGCGCCAACGCAATCCAGCCGCTGCAGAACTACGCGGTGCTCGTGCGGCACTACCGCGACGAATACGCCAGGCACGGCCACGACCCCCGCCACGCCTACGTCGGCGCCGGATCAGGCTCGCTCTACCTGGCGGATACGACGCAGCAGGCCAAGGAGCTCTACGGTCCCGTCTACGATGCATTGGTGGCAGCGACCAACGTTCCAGGCAACAACACCCCCTTCCGCGACATCGATCACGCGATCGCCGAGGGCCCCGCGCTCGTGGGCAGCCCCCAGCAGGTCATCGACAAGATCGGCCGGTTCCACGAGACCTTCGGTCACGACCTGCAGTCGGTGAGCCTGCCGACGACGCTGCCGATCGAGCAGCAGCACGAGCAGCTCGACCGCCTCGCCTCCGAGGTGTTCCCGGCGCTGCGGCGCGAACTGCCGACGACCCTGTGGGGCGAGGGCGACCCCTACGCGGCGCGTCCGGCCTTCGCCGGCGGTTCCGAGGCGGATGCCGCGGCCATCGTCGAGGCGTCCCGCACCGTGCGCGAGCCGGTGGCCGCCTGA
- a CDS encoding DUF1684 domain-containing protein, producing the protein MTDTLTSSNAAAANAAATPDAPAAALAAPLDRAAFAREWEEWHRAHEASRASGHGFLAVTGLHWLDAEPKRLDGTPGLWSTSDAGPVVELADGELLELDGVALDGRHEFGQIPERGGVTLRSGDLAIELARRGGNDIVRPRDPAFPFLAAYSGTPTYLPNPRWLAVGRFVPFDEPREVTVDAAVEGLQHVYEAPGEVEFVLRGEAFRLIAFNGHAPGSLFVLFTDATSGLTTYAANRSLAIDAPTEDGTVLLDFNRAVNLPCAYTDYATCPLPPAGNRLPVGIEAGEKTPLARVEATNATATSTAV; encoded by the coding sequence ATGACCGACACGCTGACCTCCTCGAACGCCGCCGCCGCGAACGCCGCCGCCACGCCCGACGCACCCGCCGCGGCCCTCGCCGCGCCCCTCGACCGTGCCGCCTTCGCCCGCGAGTGGGAGGAGTGGCACCGCGCCCACGAGGCCTCCCGCGCGAGCGGCCACGGCTTCCTCGCCGTGACCGGCCTGCACTGGCTCGACGCCGAGCCGAAGCGCCTCGACGGCACGCCGGGCCTCTGGTCGACGAGCGACGCCGGCCCGGTCGTCGAGCTCGCCGATGGCGAGCTGCTCGAGCTCGACGGCGTCGCGCTCGATGGGCGCCACGAGTTCGGCCAGATCCCCGAGCGCGGGGGCGTCACGCTCCGCTCGGGCGACCTCGCGATCGAGCTCGCCCGCCGCGGCGGCAACGACATCGTGCGCCCGCGCGACCCGGCGTTCCCGTTCCTCGCCGCCTACTCGGGCACGCCGACGTACCTGCCGAACCCGCGCTGGCTCGCAGTGGGCCGCTTCGTGCCGTTCGACGAGCCGCGCGAGGTCACGGTCGACGCCGCGGTCGAGGGCCTGCAGCACGTCTACGAGGCGCCGGGCGAGGTCGAGTTCGTGCTGCGCGGCGAGGCCTTCCGCCTGATCGCGTTCAACGGCCACGCGCCGGGCAGCCTCTTCGTGCTCTTCACCGATGCCACGAGCGGGCTCACGACGTATGCCGCCAACCGCAGCCTCGCGATCGACGCGCCCACCGAAGACGGCACCGTGCTGCTCGACTTCAACCGCGCCGTGAACCTGCCGTGCGCCTACACCGACTACGCGACGTGCCCGCTGCCGCCTGCCGGCAATCGCCTGCCGGTCGGCATCGAGGCGGGCGAGAAGACCCCGCTCGCCCGGGTCGAGGCGACCAACGCAACGGCCACGAGCACGGCGGTCTGA
- a CDS encoding MFS transporter, producing MSRRRRVRHATSAPHRDRTSGRVLALGVSTGFVTIIDQSAFAFAVPGLRDDLGADAAQVQWLVAGYSLAFGAALLPGGRLGDVFGRRVPYLVGLLLFALGGLFAASAADANVAIVARLVQGLGAGLVNPQVLGYFQDLFTGPARAKALGAYTVSASVAGLVSPPVAGWILAAASPGLGWRFVVLLSVPVALALFVVGLAVLPSAPRTPAELHRRAGGLDLVGLSLLMAVILALMLPVTAGVPGGPLWLIVAGFAGLAFAGWERRVASLGRSPVLDPALMRSRGFMLGTGVATLIFGAGIGLGMVTTLYLIDGLGMSALAAALLLAPRALGMAIGSMQSWRVATRFGRRGITFVLAAGAVAVAVEAALVATGQEVLVLIALVGVGTVHGVLSGLTIPSNQTLTLEHAPPEAAGVGAGVLALAQRLAGAVCLAVGIGLFLAGSTPTAGFATAAAVFAALSAAAVAISAFDRSVVRVS from the coding sequence GTGAGCCGGCGCAGGCGCGTGCGGCACGCGACATCCGCCCCCCATAGGGATCGCACGTCGGGGCGGGTGCTCGCGCTCGGCGTCTCGACGGGGTTCGTGACGATCATCGACCAGTCGGCGTTCGCGTTCGCCGTGCCCGGCCTGCGCGACGACCTCGGCGCCGATGCCGCGCAGGTGCAGTGGCTCGTCGCGGGATACTCGCTCGCGTTCGGGGCCGCCCTGCTGCCCGGCGGGCGCCTCGGTGACGTGTTCGGCCGCCGGGTGCCGTACCTCGTCGGGCTGCTGCTCTTCGCACTCGGCGGGCTGTTCGCCGCGAGTGCCGCCGACGCGAACGTGGCGATCGTCGCGCGGCTCGTGCAGGGCCTCGGCGCCGGACTCGTGAACCCGCAGGTGCTCGGCTACTTCCAGGACCTCTTCACGGGGCCCGCGCGGGCGAAGGCGCTCGGCGCCTACACGGTCTCGGCCTCGGTCGCGGGGCTCGTCTCGCCGCCCGTCGCCGGCTGGATCCTCGCCGCTGCGAGCCCCGGCCTCGGCTGGCGGTTCGTGGTGCTGCTCTCAGTGCCCGTGGCACTCGCCCTGTTCGTCGTCGGACTCGCAGTGCTGCCCTCGGCGCCCCGAACGCCCGCAGAGCTCCACCGCCGCGCCGGCGGCCTCGACCTCGTCGGCCTCTCACTGCTCATGGCGGTGATCCTCGCGCTCATGCTGCCGGTCACCGCCGGGGTGCCGGGCGGTCCGCTGTGGCTCATCGTCGCCGGGTTCGCGGGGCTCGCCTTCGCCGGTTGGGAGCGCCGCGTGGCAAGCCTCGGCAGATCGCCCGTGCTCGACCCCGCGCTCATGCGCTCGCGCGGCTTCATGCTCGGCACCGGCGTCGCCACCCTCATCTTCGGTGCGGGCATCGGACTCGGCATGGTCACCACGCTCTACCTCATCGACGGACTCGGGATGTCGGCGCTCGCCGCCGCGCTCCTGCTCGCGCCGCGCGCGCTCGGCATGGCCATCGGCAGCATGCAGTCCTGGCGCGTCGCAACCCGGTTCGGACGCCGCGGCATCACGTTCGTGCTCGCCGCGGGCGCCGTCGCGGTCGCCGTCGAGGCCGCGCTCGTGGCGACCGGCCAGGAGGTCCTGGTGCTCATCGCCCTCGTCGGCGTCGGAACGGTGCACGGCGTGCTCTCCGGACTCACGATCCCCTCGAACCAGACGCTCACACTCGAGCACGCGCCGCCTGAGGCCGCGGGCGTCGGCGCGGGCGTACTCGCCCTCGCCCAGCGCCTCGCCGGAGCCGTGTGCCTCGCGGTCGGCATCGGCCTCTTCCTGGCCGGGTCGACGCCCACCGCGGGCTTCGCGACGGCGGCCGCGGTGTTCGCCGCCCTCTCGGCCGCGGCGGTCGCGATCTCGGCGTTCGACCGCTCGGTCGTGCGCGTCTCCTGA